A DNA window from Coffea arabica cultivar ET-39 chromosome 6c, Coffea Arabica ET-39 HiFi, whole genome shotgun sequence contains the following coding sequences:
- the LOC113691785 gene encoding uncharacterized protein, producing MKGFESKPGSFLWGYQGNDAESKSEEEKPFMKGFESKPGSFLWGYQGNNAESKSKEENPLMKDFESKPGSFLWGYQGNDAESKSEEKKPLMKDFELKPGSFLWGYQGNDAESKSKEEKPLIKDFESKPGSFLWGYQGNDAESKSEEKKPLMKDFELKPGSFLWGYQGNDAESKSKEEKPLIKDFESKPGSFLWGYQGPLMKDFESKPGSFLWGYQGNDVESKSKEKKPLMKDFESKPGSFLWGYQGPLMKDFESKPGSFLWGYQGNDAEFKSKEEKPLMKDFESKPGSFLWGYQGNHAEYKEEKPLVKDN from the coding sequence ATGAAAGGCTTTGAGTCGAAGCCCGGCTCCTTTCTCTGGGGGTATCAAGGCAACGACGCTGAGTCTAAGTCTGAGGAGGAGAAGCCTTTTATGAAAGGCTTTGAGTCAAAGCCCGGCTCCTTTCTCTGGGGGTATCAAGGCAACAATGCTGAGTCTAAGTCTAAGGAGGAGAACCCTCTTATGAAAGACTTTGAGTCGAAGCCCGGCTCCTTTCTCTGGGGGTATCAAGGCAACGACGCTGAGTCTAAGTCTGAGGAGAAGAAGCCTCTTATGAAAGACTTTGAGTTGAAACCCGGCTCCTTTCTCTGGGGGTATCAAGGCAACGACGCTGAGTCTAAGTCTAAGGAGGAGAAGCCTCTTATAAAAGACTTTGAATCGAAGCCCGGCTCCTTTCTCTGGGGGTATCAAGGCAACGACGCTGAGTCTAAGTCTGAGGAGAAGAAGCCTCTTATGAAAGACTTTGAGTTGAAACCCGGCTCCTTTCTCTGGGGGTATCAAGGCAACGACGCTGAGTCTAAGTCTAAGGAGGAGAAGCCTCTTATAAAAGACTTTGAATCGAAGCCCGGCTCCTTTCTCTGGGGGTATCAAGGCCCTCTTATGAAAGACTTTGAGTCAAAGCCCGGCTCCTTTCTCTGGGGGTATCAAGGCAACGATGTTGAGTCAAAGTCTAAGGAGAAGAAGCCTCTTATGAAAGACTTTGAGTCGAAGCCAGGCTCCTTTCTCTGGGGATATCAAGGCCCTCTTATGAAAGACTTTGAGTCAAAGCCCGGCTCCTTTCTCTGGGGGTATCAAGGCAACGACGCTGAGTTTAAGTCTAAGGAGGAGAAGCCTCTTATGAAAGACTTTGAGTCGAAGCCCGGCTCCTTTCTCTGGGGGTATCAAGGCAACCACGCTGAGTACAAGGAGGAGAAACCACTCGTGAAAGATAATTAA